A stretch of DNA from Candidatus Limnocylindria bacterium:
CGCGCTCGTCATGGGCACCTTCACGATCCTGTGCGCGCTGGCACCGAACTTCGCGACGCTCGTGGCCGCACGCGCGGTGGCGGGCATCGGCGGATCGCTGATCTTCCCGAACGCCAACGCGCTCGTCGGCGATCTGTTCGCGTATCGCGAGCGCGGCCGCGCGATGTCGACGGTGATCGGCTTCAACACGATGGCGAGCGTCGTGGGAGTGCCGGTCGCGGGTGTCGTGGCCGAAGCCACGAGCTGGCGCGTTTCGGTGGGACTCGTTGGTGTCATCGCGATCGCCGCAGGCATAGGCCTCGCGGTGTTCCTCCGTCCGACGAAGACCGACCTGAGCGAGGATCGGATCTGGGTGATGTATCGCCTGATCCTCGGCAACCCGTCCGCAGTTGCCGCGATCATCTCGAGCTTCCTGGGTTCGCTCTACTGGTTCACCTGGATCACGTACCTGGTCGTGTTCTTCCAGCACACGTACGGCCTGAGCGAGGGCACGGCGTCGACGTATTCGCTCACGCTCGGGCTGGGCGTCCTCATCGGGAGCCAGATCGGTGGGCGCATCGGAGACCGCATCGGGCACCGACGCGTCGTCGCGGGAACGATCGTCGCATCGGGTGTGATTCTGCTCGCGCTCACCAACGCGCCGCCGCCGCTGCTCGCGGCCGCGGTGATGAACCTCGTGCTCTCGGCGGTCATCGGTGCGC
This window harbors:
- a CDS encoding MFS transporter, producing the protein ALVMGTFTILCALAPNFATLVAARAVAGIGGSLIFPNANALVGDLFAYRERGRAMSTVIGFNTMASVVGVPVAGVVAEATSWRVSVGLVGVIAIAAGIGLAVFLRPTKTDLSEDRIWVMYRLILGNPSAVAAIISSFLGSLYWFTWITYLVVFFQHTYGLSEGTASTYSLTLGLGVLIGSQIGGRIGDRIGHRRVVAGTIVASGVILLALTNAPPPLLAAAVMNLVLSAVIGARFATNTTLLTEQVPEARGTLFALSSSTASLSIVVGATIGGFFVDTLGFGAIGVFCMGAALLSCVIVLAFVREDPLEVDLGTA